Proteins encoded by one window of Amaranthus tricolor cultivar Red isolate AtriRed21 chromosome 4, ASM2621246v1, whole genome shotgun sequence:
- the LOC130809955 gene encoding SUPPRESSOR OF GAMMA RESPONSE 1-like isoform X2 has product MTDRSWLVNCRGIAKKIRHATSPSVVKIKDYGAKLECPNCHTLIDNSDISCEWPGLPAGVKFDPSDAELLEHLAAKCGVEETNPHDFIDEFIPTLERDKGICYTHPKDLPGATKDGTSIHFFHKTSNAFASGQRKRRKIQNDENQESVRWHKTGKTKPIFDNGIQKGCKKIMVLYKASQKGSKPVKSNWVMHQYHLGTEDNEKEDEFVVSKIFYQKEKHREVNDNSIAIAEDPKAVSIPNTPNTVTPNPPRESSVQYDDVLDDSVAVVEDVKNENTTLCYPPTSSQYKGGDVECPECPAGESQAQDVDLNDIENSLLCREIFSSCAPLDNSIVGCLNDLHDEAYNGSYGVSILDAIHLDSPPDFPLTGIPKGFQSDSCIHQCIDADSFEHQFV; this is encoded by the exons ATGACAGA CAGAAGTTGGCTTGTTAATTGTAGGGGGATTGCCAAGAAGATTAGACATGCAACTTCACCTTCAGTTGTGAAGATCAAAGACTATGGAGCTAAGCTTGAATGCCCCAATTGCCATACTTTGATTGACAATAGTGAT ATTTCTTGTGAATGGCCCGGACTACCAGCTGGTGTCAAATTTGATCCTTCTGATGCAGAGCTGCTCGAACATCTGGCAGCGAAATGTGGTGTAGAGGAAACAAACCCCCATGATTTCATCGATGAATTCATCCCGACACTCGAGAGGGACAAAGGGATTTGCTACACTCATCCTAAAGATCTTCCAG GAGCTACAAAAGATGGAACTAGTATCCATTTTTTCCACAAAACATCAAATGCATTTGCTTCTGGCCAAAGAAAACGCCGCAAGATCCAAAACGACGAAAACCAGGAAAGTGTACGCTGGCACAAGACCGGAAAAACAAAACCTATATTTGACAATGGAATTCAGAAGGGCTGCAAAAAGATTATGGTTCTTTACAAAGCTTCGCAAAAAGGGTCTAAACCCGTTAAGTCAAATTGGGTGATGCATCAGTATCATCTAGGCACCGAAGATAATGAGAAGGAAGATGAATTCGTTGTTTCcaaaatattctatcaaaaagAGAAGCATAGGGAAGTAAATGATAATAGTATAGCCATTGCTGAAGACCCGAAAGCTGTATCAATCCCAAACACTCCCAATACTGTTACACCGAACCCTCCTAGAGAAAGTTCAGTCCAGTATGATGATGTTTTGGATGATTCAGTTGCTGTCGTAGAG GATGTGAAGAATGAAAATACAACATTATGTTATCCTCCAACCAGTTCACAGTACAAGGGAGGAGATGTCGAGTGTCCTGAATGCCCTGCAGGGGAGTCTCAGGCTCAGGATGTCGACCTGAACGACATTGAAAACTCGCTGCTATGCAGGGAAATATTTAGTTCGTGTGCTCCTCTCGACAATAGCATCGTCGGTTGCCTGAATGACTTGCACGATGAAGCCTATAATGGATCGTATGGCGTAAGCATCCTTGACGCCATACATTTGGACTCACCTCCTGATTTTCCCCTCACA GGGATTCCTAAGGGATTTCAGTCGGATTCTTGCATTCACCAATGTATCGATGCAGATTCTTTTGAGCACCAGTTTGTGTGA
- the LOC130809955 gene encoding SUPPRESSOR OF GAMMA RESPONSE 1-like isoform X1: MTDRSWLVNCRGIAKKIRHATSPSVVKIKDYGAKLECPNCHTLIDNSDISCEWPGLPAGVKFDPSDAELLEHLAAKCGVEETNPHDFIDEFIPTLERDKGICYTHPKDLPGATKDGTSIHFFHKTSNAFASGQRKRRKIQNDENQESVRWHKTGKTKPIFDNGIQKGCKKIMVLYKASQKGSKPVKSNWVMHQYHLGTEDNEKEDEFVVSKIFYQKEKHREVNDNSIAIAEDPKAVSIPNTPNTVTPNPPRESSVQYDDVLDDSVAVVEDVKNENTTLCYPPTSSQYKGGDVECPECPAGESQAQDVDLNDIENSLLCREIFSSCAPLDNSIVGCLNDLHDEAYNGSYGVSILDAIHLDSPPDFPLTVSYFYFILLHYVYSFTKSACDTMDRASA; this comes from the exons ATGACAGA CAGAAGTTGGCTTGTTAATTGTAGGGGGATTGCCAAGAAGATTAGACATGCAACTTCACCTTCAGTTGTGAAGATCAAAGACTATGGAGCTAAGCTTGAATGCCCCAATTGCCATACTTTGATTGACAATAGTGAT ATTTCTTGTGAATGGCCCGGACTACCAGCTGGTGTCAAATTTGATCCTTCTGATGCAGAGCTGCTCGAACATCTGGCAGCGAAATGTGGTGTAGAGGAAACAAACCCCCATGATTTCATCGATGAATTCATCCCGACACTCGAGAGGGACAAAGGGATTTGCTACACTCATCCTAAAGATCTTCCAG GAGCTACAAAAGATGGAACTAGTATCCATTTTTTCCACAAAACATCAAATGCATTTGCTTCTGGCCAAAGAAAACGCCGCAAGATCCAAAACGACGAAAACCAGGAAAGTGTACGCTGGCACAAGACCGGAAAAACAAAACCTATATTTGACAATGGAATTCAGAAGGGCTGCAAAAAGATTATGGTTCTTTACAAAGCTTCGCAAAAAGGGTCTAAACCCGTTAAGTCAAATTGGGTGATGCATCAGTATCATCTAGGCACCGAAGATAATGAGAAGGAAGATGAATTCGTTGTTTCcaaaatattctatcaaaaagAGAAGCATAGGGAAGTAAATGATAATAGTATAGCCATTGCTGAAGACCCGAAAGCTGTATCAATCCCAAACACTCCCAATACTGTTACACCGAACCCTCCTAGAGAAAGTTCAGTCCAGTATGATGATGTTTTGGATGATTCAGTTGCTGTCGTAGAG GATGTGAAGAATGAAAATACAACATTATGTTATCCTCCAACCAGTTCACAGTACAAGGGAGGAGATGTCGAGTGTCCTGAATGCCCTGCAGGGGAGTCTCAGGCTCAGGATGTCGACCTGAACGACATTGAAAACTCGCTGCTATGCAGGGAAATATTTAGTTCGTGTGCTCCTCTCGACAATAGCATCGTCGGTTGCCTGAATGACTTGCACGATGAAGCCTATAATGGATCGTATGGCGTAAGCATCCTTGACGCCATACATTTGGACTCACCTCCTGATTTTCCCCTCACAGTAAGTTACTTCTATTTCATCCTATTGCACTACGTCTATTCTTTTACCAAAAGTGCTTGTGACAcaatggatagagcatctgcatgA